Proteins encoded in a region of the Diospyros lotus cultivar Yz01 chromosome 9, ASM1463336v1, whole genome shotgun sequence genome:
- the LOC127809698 gene encoding microtubule-associated protein RP/EB family member 1C-like, whose product MAANIGTMDSAYFVGRSEILAWINSALQLNLSKVEEACSGAVHCQLMDALHPGMVPMHKVNFDAKNEYEMIQNYKVLQDVFNKLKINKHIEVSKLVKGRPLDNLELMQWMKRYFDSVNGGNLHGYKPLERRETSKGGKEVSKKSAPSQTSNKSSTAAAKAQASHNPRKNDVNSVHQSAKSSRPSSSGGPAYDEQITELKLSVDSLEKERDFYFAKLRDIEILCQCPEIENLPVVDAIKRILYATDDSAALVAEAQALISQHQKETQLLSPIYEVPEAGLNTDTQKRKNIINSEVDDAATIVLSPRQRISDASDVHCSGSPLVTY is encoded by the exons atggcggCGAACATCGGAACGATGGACTCGGCATATTTTGTTGGAAGATCGGAGATCTTGGCGTGGATCAACTCCGCTCTCCAACTCAATCTCTCCAAAGTCGAAGAG GCGTGTTCTGGAGCCGTTCACTGCCAGCTGATGGACGCCCTCCACCCGGGAATGGTGCCGATGCACAAGGTCAATTTCGATGCCAAGAACGAGTACGAGATGATACAGAACTACAAGGTTCTTCAGGACGTCTTTAACAAACTCAAGATCAACAAG CACATTGAGGTGAGCAAGCTAGTGAAAGGGAGGCCCCTGGATAATCTGGAGTTGATGCAATGGATGAAGCGGTACTTTGATTCAGTTAATGGAGGCAATCTACATGG TTACAAGCCTTTGGAAAGGAGAGAGACTTCAAAAGGGGGAAAAGAAGTGAGCAAGAAGTCTGCACCATCACAGACCTCTAACAAGTCTTCCACAGCTGCTGCCAAGGCACAGGCCTCCCATAATCCTCGGAAGAATGATGTCAACTCTGTTCATCAGTCTGCTAAGAGCTCTAGACCTTCTTCCAGTGGAGGGCCAGCTTATGATGAACAG ATCACAGAGTTGAAGTTATCAGTGGACAGTCTAGAGAAAGAAAGGGACTTCTACTTTGCAAAGTTGAGGGATATTGAGATCTTGTGCCAGTGTCCAGAGATTGAAAATTTGCCT GTAGTTGACgcaataaaaagaattttgtaTGCAACAGATGATAGTGCAGCTTTGGTGGCTGAAGCTCAAGCCTTGATATCCCAGCACCAGAAGGAGACTCAACTATTGAGTCCCATTTATGAAGTGCCTGAAGCTGGGCTAAACACAGATACCCAGAAGAGGAAAAATATCATCAATTCTGAGGTTGATGATGCTGCTACAATTGTGTTGTCTCCAAGGCAAAGGATTTCTGATGCTTCTGATGTCCATTGCAGTGGATCACCACTTGTGACTTACTGA
- the LOC127809696 gene encoding F-box protein At1g47056-like: MGQSASTHGLSHRPHGQTQTNPLRRRPSNLRPEMAPLMPTVEESVELDYISELPDECLSCIFQLLSSGDRTTCSLVCRRWLRVEGESRRRLALNARAELLPQIPSLFSRFDAVAKLALRCDRRSVSLDDDALILISLRCRNLTRLKLRGCRQVTDVGMAGFAKNCKGLKKFSCGSCIFGVKGMNALLDHCSALEELSVKRLRGINDGVEPIGPGVAASSLKSICLKELYNGQCFGPLIVGAKNLKALKLLRCLGDWDRLLEMVANRNNSLVEIHLERLQVSDVGLMAISNCSNIEILHLVRTPECTNCGVVSVAERCKLLRKLHIDGWRTNRIGNEGLIAIAKHCSNLQELVLIGVNPTSISLEALATNCQKLERLALCGSETIGDAEILCIASKCVALKKLCIKGCPVTDQGIEAFAWGCPNLVKIKVKKCQEVTSDLVDWLRARRGSVVFSLDVCEVEADGLDATASDGGAQDDGLEFPAIVSQGTTAPAPAAAAAAAADAPSTSNGRRSLFKSRFGLFGGRGLVACTFRRCGLQFSL, encoded by the coding sequence ATGGGCCAGTCTGCGTCGACCCACGGGCTGAGCCACCGCCCCCACGGTCAGACGCAGACCAACCCCCTCCGCCGCCGGCCTTCCAACCTCCGGCCAGAGATGGCGCCTCTGATGCCGACGGTCGAAGAAAGCGTCGAGCTTGATTACATCTCCGAGCTCCCCGACGAGTGCCTGTCCTGCATTTTCCAGCTCCTCAGCTCCGGCGACAGGACGACCTGCTCGCTGGTTTGCCGGCGGTGGCTGCGCGTGGAGGGTGAGAGCCGCCGACGCCTCGCTCTCAATGCGCGGGCGGAGCTGCTGCCTCAAATCCCGTCGCTCTTCTCTCGCTTCGACGCCGTCGCGAAGCTCGCGCTGCGCTGCGACCGCCGATCCGTGAGCCTGGACGACGACGCCCTAATCCTGATCTCGCTCCGGTGCCGGAACCTCACGCGGCTGAAGCTCCGCGGATGCCGCCAGGTCACCGACGTCGGAATGGCCGGCTTCGCCAAGAATTGCAAAGGTTTGAAGAAATTCTCGTGTGGTTCCTGCATTTTCGGAGTCAAAGGCATGAACGCCTTGCTCGACCACTGCTCGGCTCTGGAGGAGCTCTCCGTGAAGCGCCTCCGTGGCATCAACGACGGCGTCGAGCCGATCGGGCCCGGCGTGGCTGCCTCGTCGCTCAAATCAATTTGCCTCAAGGAGCTTTATAATGGCCAGTGCTTCGGACCTTTAATAGTCGGTGCGAAAAACCTAAAAGCCCTAAAATTGTTGCGTTGTTTAGGCGATTGGGACAGGCTTTTGGAAATGGTGGCAAATCGGAATAATTCTTTGGTTGAAATCCATTTGGAGAGGCTCCAAGTGAGCGACGTTGGTCTTATGGCCATATCCAATTGTTCCAACATTGAGATTTTGCATCTTGTCAGGACCCCAGAATGCACCAATTGTGGGGTTGTGTCGGTTGCAGAACGCTGCAAATTACTGAGGAAGCTCCACATTGATGGATGGAGGACAAATCGGATTGGTAATGAAGGCCTTATTGCCATTGCCAAGCATTGCAGCAACCTTCAAGAACTGGTTCTGATTGGGGTCAATCCCACTTCCATTAGCCTCGAAGCCCTTGCTACCAATTGTCAAAAACTGGAAAGATTAGCCCTTTGTGGTAGTGAGACAATTGGGGATGCAGAGATTTTGTGTATTGCTTCGAAATGTGTGGCATTGAAGAAGCTTTGCATTAAGGGGTGCCCGGTGACTGATCAGGGTATTGAAGCTTTCGCTTGGGGTTGTCCTAATTTGGTGAAAATAAAGGTGAAAAAGTGCCAGGAAGTGACTAGTGATCTTGTGGATTGGTTGAGGGCCAGGAGGGGATCGGTGGTGTTTAGTTTGGATGTCTGTGAGGTTGAAGCTGATGGGTTGGATGCAACTGCGAGTGACGGTGGAGCACAAGATGATGGCCTGGAGTTCCCAGCAATTGTGAGTCAGGGCACTACTGCCCCTGCCCCTGCCGCTGCCGCTGCCGCTGCTGCAGATGCTCCATCCACTAGCAATGGCCGGCGGTCTTTGTTCAAGTCAAGGTTTGGTCTCTTTGGAGGTAGGGGTCTTGTGGCTTGCACTTTCAGAAGGTGTGGCTTGCAATTTAGTTTATAA